CCTGATGGCTCACACCTCACCTCCACGTCACGCTCATTCAACCCCGTCCAGAGAATCCTCGATGCCCTCCGAGCGGCCGGATCCGATCCAAAGCCAAGCGGCGATGGGTGGATTGCGAAGTGCCCAGCCCACGAAGACTCAACGCCTTCACTGAGCATTGCGACAGGCGATGACGGTAGAGCGCTCGTGTTCTGTCATGCGGGGTGCGAAACTGCGAGTGTGGTAGCTGCCATCAGCCTCACGGAGCGTGATCTCTTCCCAGAAGGATCACTCAAAAAGCCAAGCCACCGTCCTAGGACATTCTGGAAATCGCTCGACGATCTTCTAAATGCGGCCAAGCCAACACGGCACTGGGTGTACCGCACCGCAAATGGCGAAGCCTGCGGGCTTGTCCTCCGGTTCGACAGCGCCACAAAAAAGCGGATCCTCCCAGCAAGTGAGTCTGCACGCGGATGGTCCTTTGGAGCAATGCCCAAACCGCGACCGTTGTACAAACTGCCCGCCCTGCTCAATGCTGACCCCTGCGACACCATTATCGTCGTAGAAGGTGAAAAGGCGGCGGACGCTGCGGCGGCCTGCGGTTGGCTCAGTACAACGAGCGCGGGCGGCGCGAAGGCGGCGAAGCACAGTGACTGGTCCGCGCTGGCCGGTCGTGAGGTCGTGATTTTTCCAGACAACGACGAGTCCGGAGAGAACTACGCAACGATAGTCGCGAAGCTAGCGATGGCTGCGGGTGCACGATCGGTGCGCATCATGCGCCTAGTGGAACGCTGGACCCAGCTTGCCAAGGGTGGCGACATTGCTGACATTCTCGAAACCGAAGGCGGCGACGCTGAGAAGGTTCGGGTGATGGTGGACGAACTGATCGCCAAAACACCACCAATCCAACCGTCTGACGCATCGCTGGCTGGCGATGGCGAAGTGCACTTCGACCTCGAAGAATCCTCCGATCGCGAGGCTGCGAGGCTGCGCGTGGTCAGGCTGGCCATGCAGCGCTATCGATTCGGCCGCGACGAACGGGCTGAGCCCTTCGCCGTCGAGACTTCCGGACCAAATCTGGCTCTTCCACTCGACTCTTCTGCATTCCGAGACCGGCTCGCTCGCGCCTATTTCGAGGACTCGCGCATCAGGGGCAAGCCGGAAGCACTGAGCGTTTCAGTCTTGGCTGATTCGATGTTGACGCTCCGAGGCCTGGCATTGGATCATCCCGCTCAGCCGCTCGCACTTCGAGTCGCTGCTTTCGAATCTGGGGTCGTGATTGACCTCGGCACCGCAAATGGCGCGGCTGTCCTCGTGCAACAGACGCAGTGGCGTGTTGTGCCGCGATCTCCAGTGCTGTTCCGCCGCACCGAACTCTCAGGGCAACTACCGATGCCTGAGCGCGGCTCAGGCATCACCCTGTTGCGTAACCTGCTCAACGTGAGCGAAGAGACGTGGCCACTGCTCTTGGGCTGGATGATCGCGTCCTTTCTCCCAGACATTCCGCACCCGATCTTGCTCGTCGGCGGCATGCAAGGTACCGGGAAGTCCACCGCGGCGAAGCTGGTCTTGCAGCTCATTGACCCCAGTCCGGCCCCATTGAGATCGCAGCCCTACAACCCCGAAGCATGGGCTGTCGCATGTGCAAACAGTTGGGCGTTCGCCGTTGACAACGTCAGCAAGATACCCGATTGGTGGTCCGATGCACTCTGCAAGTCATGCACTGGCGATGCCTGGGTGGGTCGAAAACTCTTCACCAACGACTCCGTGGCAGTGATGGCATTTCGGCGTGCCGTGGTACTGACTTCGATTGACACTGGTTCATTGCGTGGCGACCTCGCCGACCGACTCGTCATGGTCGATCTGGAGCCCATCTCAACCCATCGCCGACAGCCTGAGAAAGGGCTGATCGCGGACTACAACCGACTCCAGCCGAAAATCTTCGGAGCCCTGCTCGACCTCATAGCCACGGTGTTGGCTGCGTTGCCAAGCGTGGAACTCAAGGAACTGCCAAGAATGGCAGATTTTGCCCGCGTGTTGGCCGCCATGGATAGCGCGATCGGAACGCGAGCGTGCGAGATCTACGCCCGACAGTCGGATCGCCTGGCTCAAGATGTCGTCGAGTCGAGCGAAGTCGCCATCGCCCTCCTGGAGTTCATGCGTGAACGTACCGAATGGTCCGGCACCGCTGGTCTGTTGTTGGAAGAACTGGCATCAGACGATCGATCCAAAGACTGGCCTCGATCGGCTCGCGGCATGGCTGGCGCCTTAAAGCGTTTGGCACCCGCCCTGTCGGCCCATGAACTTGATGTGCATCCACCGTCCCCGACGGACAAGCAGCGCATCTGGCGGATTTCAAAACGAACCGCCCGAGCCGCCCAACCGCCCGAGGAAGCACGAATTGACTCTGCCATCTCCATTCGAGAGTCGGGCGGTGAGTACCTTCCAACCGCCCAAGGAGCATAACACCGCCCACGAACCGCCCCATCAACAAGCCGCCCAGACCCCTTGAAAGCGATGCCTTGGGCGATTGGGCGGTTCGGGCGATTGTCTCTCCACGCGTGTGAAACAAGCACAACAACTCCAGCATTCGGTATACTGGCCGAAGCGACGAAAGGACCCGACGATGAGTAAAACGAAGCAATCTCGAAGGCAAAGAACCAAAGGAAGCGGCTCGCTCTTTCGCAAGACCGAGAACGGATCTTGGATCGCACGCTTTTGGGATCATCGAGGCCTGCGACGCGAGCACGCGACACGCACAAGCGACAGACAAACCGCAGAGCGGATTCTGAACCGACTGATCGCTGAAGACCGACTCCGTCGAGACGGCGTGATCGACCCGCGGCACGACCGTTTCGCAGCCGAAGGTCGCAAGCCAATTACTGAGCACATCTCGGCGTACATCGCTCACTGTCGCCATGCTGGCCAATCTCCACATCACGTGGCCCAGAAAGAAACGCATCTCGAAGCCATCGTCGCAGGCAGCAAAGCCAACCGGCTGACCGAACTAACCGCTGACTCACTGGAAATGCACCTGTCTTCGCTCAAGGAAAGCGGGCGCTCTGCTCGGACGATCAACTTCGCCCGTCAGATCGCCGTCGCTTTCTATGCCTGGTGCGTCAAAACCGGCCGGGCGGAGGCGAACCCCCTCAAAGTGGTTCCGAAGCAAGATGAATCGCGTGATCGGCGAAGAGTCCGCCGTCCGCTCACAGTTGATGAACTGTCGCGGCTACTCGAGGTCGCACGCGTTCACGGGCGTGAAGCCTGGTACTTGGCGGCCGCACTGGCTGGATTGCGCAAGGGAGACATGCGGCGGCTGCAATGGAGAGACGTGGACTTCATCAACTCGACCTTGACAATCCGCCATGGTAAAGCCAAACGACAAGACGTGATTCCGATGCACTCTCAACTCGCCGAGGCATTGCGTCAGCGCTTCAATGAACAACCTGCGCTCCCAACTGCTCATGTGTGGTCAACCACGGTCACTGATCAGACTCGCCAAAAGGACTTCCTGCGAGCCGGTATCGCTCGTCGCGTGGTTGTGCTCGATAACGATGGGCAGCCGGTCAAAGTGGGCTCTGGAAGTCGAACTCGAGTGAAGACTCGCATAGTCGCTGAGGATGAAGAGGGCCGGGTAATCGACCTGCACGCACTACGAACAACACTCGGCACCCAACTTGCCCGCGCGGGAGTGCCGCCACAGATCGCCCAGCGAATCATGCGTCACAGCGACTACCGCACAACGCAGAAGCACTACACGGTCCTGGGATTGACCGATACGGCTGCGGCTGTCGAACGGCTTCCTGCGATCTCAATCGGGCAGCCCACGATGCGAGCAACCGGCACTCTCGCAGCGGATCCAAGTACCCCCCCACCATTCTGCCACCCTATGGGGTGCAAAACAGCGCCAAATGATGCGTCACGGTGCGACAAAGCCTCGCCGACTGCCGCTCGCTCAGGAAGCACAAAACCCCTGCAAATGCAAGGGTTTTTTCGTGCAACTGCGGAGATTTGTGCAAAGCGGGCGAACGGACTCGAACCGTCAACATTCAGCTTGGAAGGCTGACGCTCTACCATTGAGCTACGCCCGCAAGGTCGGGTCCATTGTATCCTGTTGCTTTCCCGTCGCCAACCGGCGGCGATCACACGTGTTCGCGTCGAGGGCCGCACCATGTTTCATCGAATAACCGCCCATGTCTTGGCTGTCCTGCTCACAGGTGTTCTCGGGGTCGCCGCCTCGGGTCGGACGGATGCGTCTGCCGTCGAACCGCCTGTGACGGTGGCCGAAACAAGCGACTTTGCCCGCACCGGTCGCTACGACGATGTGCAGGCCTTTCTCGCGGCGCTCTCCGAGCAGTCTCCTCTGATTCACCTCGACTCCATCGGCACGACCAACGAAGACCGTTTGATTCCGCTGGCGATTCTTGCCGATCCCCCTGTCACATCGCCCCAGGATGTCGGCAACCGCCTCGTCGTCCTTCTCTTTGGCAACATCCACGCCGGAGAGGTCTGTGGCAAAGAAGCCCTGCAGATGCTCGCCCGCGATATCGCACTCGGCGACGAAGACCGACGCGCCATCCTCAAAGATCTGGTGATCTGCTTCGTACCGATCTACAACGCCGACGGCAACGAACGATTCAGCCCGACCAACCGCCCCGGCCAGGTCGGACCCGAAGAAATGGGCATCCGCGCCAACGCACAAGGCCTCGACCTCAATCGCGACTATGTCAAACTCGAAGCGCCCGAGACCCGCGCTCTCGTCCGATTCTTCAACACATGGGATCCCGCCGTTGTGGTCGATACGCACACGACCAATGGCTCGCGGCATCGCTACACACTGACCTATCAGGGCCCCAAGCACCCCGCAGGCGATGCAGCGATCATCGAGTATGTGCGCGACACGATGCTGCCCGCTGTCGACAAGGCATTTGAAGAGAAAACCGGATACCACGCGTTTTACTACGGCAACTTCGCCGAGCAGCACACGAAGTGGACGACCTACCCCGCCCAGCCTCGCTATGGTGAAGGCTACCTGGGCGTGCGCAACCGGCTCGCCATTCTCTCCGAAGCCTACTCCTACGCGCCCTTTGCCGACCGCGTCAAAGCAACATACGCCTTCTGCGACGAGATCCTGCGGTTCTCAGCCGTGAACGCCAGGCCGATCCGCGATCTCATTCGTGCTGCCGATCGACGCACCATTGATGCCGGTCGCCAGCCGGACGGCTCGTCCCTTGTCTCGCTCGATAACAAACCTGAGGCGTTCTCTGACAAAGTGACCGTTCTGGGCTATATCGAGCGCGATGAGAACGGCAATCGTATCGAATCGAATGAACCCTTCGACTACGAAGTCGAACTGATCAACAACTTCGTCTCGACCCTCGATGTCGCCCGCCCGTGGGCGTACACGTTCCCGGCGGAATACGAATGGCTCGCGACGCTGCTTGGGCATCACGGCATCCGCGTCGAAGTGCTGCGCGAAGACATCGAAGTCGATATCGAAGCCTACTCGATCGACGAGCACCAGAAGGCGACTCGCGCCTTTGAAGGCCATCACATGGTCCGCACTGTTTCTGTCAGTGCCGCTGCGCGCTCGCACAGGCTCATGGCCGACTCGTACATCGTCCGCACATCGCAGAAACTCGGCACGCTCGCGTCAATCCTGCTCGAACCGCAAAGCACCGATGGCCTGGTTGCCTGGAACTTCTTCGACGACGCGCTCGACTCAGGCTCGGAGTTTCCGGTCGTGCGCATCCCGAGTCGAGCGTATCTGACGCTACGCGACGCCCGCCCGCTTGCTGAAGATCGCACCATGGGACGGCGATTGTCGTACGACGATGTGCACGGCTCTGCACGCCTGAACCTCAGCGGCTCGGCGGTCAGCGGGTTGAGTTGGCACGATGATGAGCACTTTCTGCAGCGCAAGGATGGGCAATTGCTCAAGGTCCACGCCGTCACCGGCCGCGCCGAACCACATGAACTCCCCCCCACGGACGCCGTCGCCGAATCTCTCGCTGCGCTGCCCACCATCGACTCCAGGACCGCTGCCGATCTGGCGCGGCGGCACTTTGCGCGCATCGACGACAGCGAGGCGGGTCAGGTTTTTGAGCATCAGGGTGATCTGTACTTCGCCAAGCGCGACGGCTCGCACGCCATCCGCCTCACGGCTTCGCCCGAGCGGGAAGACTTTGCGCAACTTTCGCCCGACGGGCAGTTCGTCGCCTTCGTACGAAGCAACAACCTCTGGGTTGTTGATGTCATGACCGCAACAGAGCGAGCGATTACGACCGGTGGTTCAGACACGCTTCGGCATGGTCGCCACTGCTGGCTCTATTTCGAAGAACTCTACAGCCGCAACTGGCGAGCGTTCTGGTGGAGCCCCGACAGCCAGCACGTGGCGTACTTCATCACCGACACCGCCGCGCTGCCTGTCTTCACCATCGTCGATGACAACCCTCGTCCTCATCGCGTCGAGACGGAGCGCTGGTCTCGCCCCGGCGAACCGAACCCGCATGTCGAAGTCGCCATCGCATCGCGCGCGGGCGGCGAACCCCAGCGCGTCAATCTCTCCCACTATGACCATGGCTCGTATCTCGTCTCGTCGATACACTGGTCGAAATCTACGGGTCGCCTGCGACTCACCGTACAGGATCGCGTCCAGACATGGCTCGATCTGCTTGACGTGGCGCACTCCGGCGGCGAGCCGGTCACTCTGATGCGAGAAACCACCCAGGCATGGGTCGAGCCTCAGGGCGCACCGCACGAACTCAAGGACGGCTCATTTATCCTCCCCAGCGAACGCGACGGGTACAAGCATCTCTACCTCTTCAACAAGGATGCTTCACTCAAGCATCGCATCACTGAAGGCCCCTGGGAAGTGCGGCGCGTTGTGCATGTCGATGAGGACAACGCTGTTATCTACTTCGAAGGCACCGCCGACGCTTCGACCCAGATCCACTTCTACCGCGTGAATCTTGATGGCTCGGCGATGGAACGCCTCACGCCCGCTGGGGGGTCACACCGCGTGCAGATCAACCCCGCTGGCACGTACTTCATTGATACATGGTCCGACATCGACATCCCGACGCGCGTGACGCTTCGCGATGTGAGCGGCACTCTTGTCCGCACGCTCGACACCAACCCTGTCTATGAACTCGAAGAATGGGACCTCGGCCGCATTGAACGTGTGCAGGTCGCTTCGGCCAAGGGTAATGATCTGGAAGTTCGCATCACATACCCGCCCGACTTTGACCCATCCCGCAGGTACCCGATCTGGTTCCAGACCTATGCTGGTCCCGGCGCTCCATCCGTCACCGATTCTTGGTCGGGCGGGCGTCTTTCGGATCGGCTGCTGGCTCAACTTGGCATCATTGCTGTGCAAGGCGACCCGTACCCCGCCAGCGGCAAGGGTGCTGTGTCCGCATGGACCGCATACAAGCAACTCGGCGTGCGCGAACTTGAAGACATCACTGAAATCATCACCTGGATCACCAGCCACCCCTGGGCCGACTCAACTCGAGTCGGCATCGCGGGGCATAGTTATGGCGGGTTCATGACTGCGTTTGCCATGACCAATTCCACGCTGTTCTCGGCAGGGATCTCGGGCGCTCCCGTGACCGAGTGGTACGAATACGACTCCATCTACACCGAACGCTACATGCTCACGCCACAGATGAACCCCGAGGGCTACCGCCGCACGAGTGCCGTGCGTGCTGCTGGCAATCTCAGCGGACGCCTTCTCCTGCTCCATGGCATGATGGATGATAACGTGCACCTTCAGAATGCTGTGCGACTGACCGACGCTCTTGTGCGCGCCGACAAGCAGTTTGAGATGTTCTACTACCCCGGTCGGCGGCATGGCCTTTCCGGAAGGCACTATTCCCGCCTCGTCCACGATTTCATTCTGCGCACCATGACGCCCGAACTTATCGTGCCTGCTGAGTCATCGACGCATGAACGCGATTCAGAATCAGGTCTTGTCGATGAACCATCGCCTCTGGGCCCCTGATGTTCATTCGAGCACCTGTGCCAACGCCTCGATATTCTCGCGCATCACGCTCAGGTAGTCCCCACGCTCCGGCCTCGATTCGCACGGGCGAAACACGACGCTTCTGGCTCCGAAGCGCTGTGCAAACCCCCGCGCATTGGCTTCGCTCGGTTCATCTTCCCACAGCACGATCAGATGCTTGTCAGAGGTTGCCGCCAGATCCTCTTCGACGTGCTCCCAGTCGTGCGATGTGAGCACATCATCGGGCTCGATGCCGAGATTGATAACCTCCCAGCCGTAACGCCGACCAATGTAGTTGTACGACGGATGCGACGCAACGATGATCACCGAAGCCATCTTTGATGCGAGCGATTCAAGCGACGCATTCAACTCGATGAGGTCGCGACGCAGTTCGCCGGCGTTGCGCCGAAACTCGGCATCGTGTTCCGGCCACGTATCGACCATCGCTTCAAGAATCGCCTGCGACTGCTCGATCGCATTGATCGGATCCAGCCATGTGTGTCCGTCGATTCCTTCATGCGAGTGCTCCCCGCCGGGTCCGTGGCTGTGAGTCACAGCGTTGGCATGCACAATCAAAGGCGAAGTCAGTCTTGCCGTCGTGTCCACGATGCGACTGCGCGGCAGCGGAGCCGTTCCCACCCACTCCTCAAATGACGCACCATTCACAATGATGAGCGACGCTGACTGCATTGCCTCCATCGCGGAGCGATCGGGCCTCCACGACGCCGGATCTTCGTCATCGGGAAGGAAGCACCGCACTTCGACCTTGCCCCCCGCGATGCGTTCGGCCCAGTACTGCGTCGGATAGAACGTCGTCACCACTCCGGTCGAGGATGCGGCCGATTCAGGTTCCTTCTGCACATCAGAAGGCGCAGGCTTTGAGCACGACAGCATCGCAAGCGATCCTGCAACCAGCAACCCGCTCAACACCGTACGACGATCAATCATGGCTACCCCCGAACTGAAATTGTTTGCAATCCATTCGTCACAGCAGCGCAATAATATCCGGAGCTCGCAATGCCAGCCCCGCCGCGCACACAACCGCGAGCAGGAGCCCTGCTGCCACCAGGCTCGCAATCTCAAGCCCGAATGTCATCGGAACAAAGAATCTATCGCACCCGATGCGGTGCATCGTGAGCCATTCGCGCTCGCGCGACCGCACCGAAAACATCACGATCAACCCCATCAAAAACACGCTCACAACAATCAGTACCACTGACACCGCATCAATCACCGACTTAATCCGAAGTACATATGACAACAACTCGTCAATCACTCGGCTCGGCACCACCATTTGCTCTGTCCGAGACAGATTGACCTGAGTCGAAAGGATTGTCGCCGACTTGGCATCACGCGGCACAACAATCACGCTCGTCAGTGGTAGATCCTTCGGATTCGCATGCAGGTGATACGCAGCAACTGTCTCCTCCGTCACTTCGTTGTACTCGATCATCGCTCCGCTCACAGCAACATGAGACCCATCACGTTGAAGAATCATTCGTGTATCCCGAATCTCTCGCGGATTGTCGTGCCCGTGAATGATGCCTGATAACAGCCACGATGTCGCGATATCCACGATCACCGCGTCATCATCGGGTGTACCAGCGCGCTCAAGCACCCCCACCACGCGCAGTCTGATGGCTGGGGGCCTGGAAATATCGAAGGCTTCCATCTGATCTGAGTAGATCGTGTCGCCGACATCCAGTTTTTCGCGTGCTGCAACGGATGCCCCAAGTACAGCCTCGCCCAATGCAAGTGGCCACGTTCCCGCCGCCACACGCAGCCGCCGCAGTTCCCGGTATTCCGGACTCGTACCAACCACAGGATGCCCGCGTGCCGAGTACTCCGTGTTCATCGGGATCGCGATTCCCAGTCGCATCGCGTTAATCTCGTCAATGACCCCAAATCGCACCTGCGGCACCGGGGCTCGCCGAAAGTGCGTTGTCGTCAGCACAAGATCAAACCGCGAACCCCGGGCGCCCATCACGAGTGGCGTATCGACCGCGCGCTGCCGCAAGGATTGCTCATATCGATCCAGCAACAAATTCGTTGCCAGCGGCAGCCCCGCTGTCAGCGCGAAGCACGCGATGAGAATCGCACTCTGAAGCAGATTCGCACGAATATGCCGAATCGCAATGAACAACGCGCCTCTCATCGCGACACCGCCTGAGCATGCTCACTCAGATCGATCACTCGGTCGAACTTCGAAAGCACGCTGTGATCGTGCGTCACGACAAACAGGGATGCGCCTACAGCCATGCTCGCCGAGATGAGCAAATCGAGCACGGCCTTGGCGTTCCTGGGGTCGAGACTGCCCGTCGGTTCGTCCCCGATGACCAGCACCGGCTTCATGATGAGCGATCGACACACCGAAACTCTCTGCCGCTCACCCTGCGAGAGCCGGCGCGGAGGCCTTGCCAATAGACTCGATATTCCCAGCGACTGCGCAAGTTCGTGCGCGCGCTCGCGCACTTCCCGAGTCAATCTGAGTCCCCCGGACAATCTGAATGGGAGCAGGATGTTCTCAATCGCGCTCAAGTAGTCGAGCAGTTCGAACTCCTGAAACACCATCCCGATCTTTCGCAGCCGCGC
This is a stretch of genomic DNA from Phycisphaeraceae bacterium. It encodes these proteins:
- a CDS encoding ABC transporter ATP-binding protein is translated as MRQAVIEAHGIEFAYGENFALRLDELLIARGERVACVGPSGCGKTTLINLISGVLRPDAGWIELDGERISDLGESARRAARLRKIGMVFQEFELLDYLSAIENILLPFRLSGGLRLTREVRERAHELAQSLGISSLLARPPRRLSQGERQRVSVCRSLIMKPVLVIGDEPTGSLDPRNAKAVLDLLISASMAVGASLFVVTHDHSVLSKFDRVIDLSEHAQAVSR
- a CDS encoding site-specific integrase — encoded protein: MSKTKQSRRQRTKGSGSLFRKTENGSWIARFWDHRGLRREHATRTSDRQTAERILNRLIAEDRLRRDGVIDPRHDRFAAEGRKPITEHISAYIAHCRHAGQSPHHVAQKETHLEAIVAGSKANRLTELTADSLEMHLSSLKESGRSARTINFARQIAVAFYAWCVKTGRAEANPLKVVPKQDESRDRRRVRRPLTVDELSRLLEVARVHGREAWYLAAALAGLRKGDMRRLQWRDVDFINSTLTIRHGKAKRQDVIPMHSQLAEALRQRFNEQPALPTAHVWSTTVTDQTRQKDFLRAGIARRVVVLDNDGQPVKVGSGSRTRVKTRIVAEDEEGRVIDLHALRTTLGTQLARAGVPPQIAQRIMRHSDYRTTQKHYTVLGLTDTAAAVERLPAISIGQPTMRATGTLAADPSTPPPFCHPMGCKTAPNDASRCDKASPTAARSGSTKPLQMQGFFRATAEICAKRANGLEPSTFSLEG
- a CDS encoding zinc ABC transporter substrate-binding protein; this translates as MIDRRTVLSGLLVAGSLAMLSCSKPAPSDVQKEPESAASSTGVVTTFYPTQYWAERIAGGKVEVRCFLPDDEDPASWRPDRSAMEAMQSASLIIVNGASFEEWVGTAPLPRSRIVDTTARLTSPLIVHANAVTHSHGPGGEHSHEGIDGHTWLDPINAIEQSQAILEAMVDTWPEHDAEFRRNAGELRRDLIELNASLESLASKMASVIIVASHPSYNYIGRRYGWEVINLGIEPDDVLTSHDWEHVEEDLAATSDKHLIVLWEDEPSEANARGFAQRFGARSVVFRPCESRPERGDYLSVMRENIEALAQVLE
- a CDS encoding ABC transporter permease, giving the protein MRGALFIAIRHIRANLLQSAILIACFALTAGLPLATNLLLDRYEQSLRQRAVDTPLVMGARGSRFDLVLTTTHFRRAPVPQVRFGVIDEINAMRLGIAIPMNTEYSARGHPVVGTSPEYRELRRLRVAAGTWPLALGEAVLGASVAAREKLDVGDTIYSDQMEAFDISRPPAIRLRVVGVLERAGTPDDDAVIVDIATSWLLSGIIHGHDNPREIRDTRMILQRDGSHVAVSGAMIEYNEVTEETVAAYHLHANPKDLPLTSVIVVPRDAKSATILSTQVNLSRTEQMVVPSRVIDELLSYVLRIKSVIDAVSVVLIVVSVFLMGLIVMFSVRSREREWLTMHRIGCDRFFVPMTFGLEIASLVAAGLLLAVVCAAGLALRAPDIIALL
- a CDS encoding DPP IV N-terminal domain-containing protein, whose translation is MFHRITAHVLAVLLTGVLGVAASGRTDASAVEPPVTVAETSDFARTGRYDDVQAFLAALSEQSPLIHLDSIGTTNEDRLIPLAILADPPVTSPQDVGNRLVVLLFGNIHAGEVCGKEALQMLARDIALGDEDRRAILKDLVICFVPIYNADGNERFSPTNRPGQVGPEEMGIRANAQGLDLNRDYVKLEAPETRALVRFFNTWDPAVVVDTHTTNGSRHRYTLTYQGPKHPAGDAAIIEYVRDTMLPAVDKAFEEKTGYHAFYYGNFAEQHTKWTTYPAQPRYGEGYLGVRNRLAILSEAYSYAPFADRVKATYAFCDEILRFSAVNARPIRDLIRAADRRTIDAGRQPDGSSLVSLDNKPEAFSDKVTVLGYIERDENGNRIESNEPFDYEVELINNFVSTLDVARPWAYTFPAEYEWLATLLGHHGIRVEVLREDIEVDIEAYSIDEHQKATRAFEGHHMVRTVSVSAAARSHRLMADSYIVRTSQKLGTLASILLEPQSTDGLVAWNFFDDALDSGSEFPVVRIPSRAYLTLRDARPLAEDRTMGRRLSYDDVHGSARLNLSGSAVSGLSWHDDEHFLQRKDGQLLKVHAVTGRAEPHELPPTDAVAESLAALPTIDSRTAADLARRHFARIDDSEAGQVFEHQGDLYFAKRDGSHAIRLTASPEREDFAQLSPDGQFVAFVRSNNLWVVDVMTATERAITTGGSDTLRHGRHCWLYFEELYSRNWRAFWWSPDSQHVAYFITDTAALPVFTIVDDNPRPHRVETERWSRPGEPNPHVEVAIASRAGGEPQRVNLSHYDHGSYLVSSIHWSKSTGRLRLTVQDRVQTWLDLLDVAHSGGEPVTLMRETTQAWVEPQGAPHELKDGSFILPSERDGYKHLYLFNKDASLKHRITEGPWEVRRVVHVDEDNAVIYFEGTADASTQIHFYRVNLDGSAMERLTPAGGSHRVQINPAGTYFIDTWSDIDIPTRVTLRDVSGTLVRTLDTNPVYELEEWDLGRIERVQVASAKGNDLEVRITYPPDFDPSRRYPIWFQTYAGPGAPSVTDSWSGGRLSDRLLAQLGIIAVQGDPYPASGKGAVSAWTAYKQLGVRELEDITEIITWITSHPWADSTRVGIAGHSYGGFMTAFAMTNSTLFSAGISGAPVTEWYEYDSIYTERYMLTPQMNPEGYRRTSAVRAAGNLSGRLLLLHGMMDDNVHLQNAVRLTDALVRADKQFEMFYYPGRRHGLSGRHYSRLVHDFILRTMTPELIVPAESSTHERDSESGLVDEPSPLGP